Part of the Hevea brasiliensis isolate MT/VB/25A 57/8 chromosome 16, ASM3005281v1, whole genome shotgun sequence genome is shown below.
GTGGAAAGCATTAAAAGGGAATGAAACAGGATTAGGATGAGATCCCATAAAAGGCACAGTTGTTGCTCCTGATGAGTGGTGGAACGAAAAAATTAAGGTAAGTTAAATAAAGAACTAGCTTTTAAGGCTTTATTAAACAAATAggcatttaattatttattaacacTAGTGTTTTGATTTTTATATGTATTAGGAAAATTCAAATTTTGCAAGATTTCGAGAGAAAGGAATTGGACAAGAGCTTTATGAAAACTATCAAGAATAATTTCTAGGAACTGTGGCTACTGGAGAATTTGCATATGCACCATCATCTGGAGTTTTACCTAATGAAACTCAGGAGACGCAACAATTTAATACCGCAGATCATGTTGAGGAGAATATTAATGCAGAATCTAATTCTGATGATGATTTAAATGAAATGATGAATGCTGGTTTTGGATCTGGAGGTTCATTCAGTCAAGCAGTAGGTGAAAATGTGGGTTTAGAGAATACAAAAAATGATAATAGTCAACATAATGTGCAAAAACAAAAAAGGAAAGAGTTGTCTAATGACCCtgcaacaaagaaaaaaaaaggataataAGGCCAAAAAGGTTTCAGGTGCTACACAGATGACTGATACAGTTAAAGAGCTAAAAGAAACTATAAAAGAGACAATGGAGTCTAAGACTGCAACTATGTGTACTCTTTTGGGAGATCGCCCAGGTTGTTCTATTGAAGAAGTTATGAAAGATGTATTAACTTTGCCACTTATAGAGAAAGGAAGCGATATTCATTTTTTCTACACACTATTACTTGATCAAAAGTCAAAAAGAGAGATGTACAATACTCTCAAAGATGCAGAAACAAAGTGGAAATggcttcaatttcatttctcattaTGGAATAATGGTGTGTGGAAGCCTTCTACTTAGTAGATGCTATTACTTGTATttgctatttttcttattttcattactTGTTTGAACTCTTAATTATCAAGTTTGGCATTGCAATAAAGTTTTAGTATAATCATGAACTTTTAAAGTTAAAATATTTAGTACttgatattaatttatatatgaggtttatttgtttttattttttcttgataGATATGAATGTTGTTCAGCGAATGATTTGGGATGATGATGACGATGAAGTTTGGCAGACAACCACATATGCAGTTGATATTATATGTAGCTATTACTTGTCTTATATTCATAAAGAACCTTGTATGGATTCATTCCATACAGGACTTGTATGGTTACAATAAATAATGAGAGGTAATGAGAGAAGATGTATTAATTTATTCAGAATAGATAAAAGACACATTAATAAAACTTTGTCTAGACTTAGAGTGTCATTACAAATTAAAATGTTCTAAAAAAATGACTATTTTAGAAAAAGTTGACATGTTTTTATATGTTCTCGCTTTGGAAGCTTCAAATAGGCAAGTTTAAGAAAGGTTTCAGCATTCAGGAGAAACTGTCAGTAGGAACTTTCATGAAGTATTAAAAGCAATGCTGTGCTTGTCAATTGATATAATAAAACCGGATGCACTTAATGCTCAGAATATTCTCCCTGAGATACTGAATGATGACAGATATATGCCTCATTTCAAGgtatatttttcaaatttttttcttatctttATATGCAGTACTATATtacaaatatcattaaaaatcattaagtattttaattttaaaatctaaacATTTGAAAAATAGGACTGCATTGGAGCAATTGATGGAACTCATGTGTCTGCTTGTgttcaagaagaaaatttgatTCGATTTATTGGTAGAAAAGGGGTGCCTACCCAGAATATTATGGCTGCTTGTAGCTTTGATATGCAATTTACATTCGTAATGGCAGGATGGGAAGGTACAGCTCATGATGGACGCCTTTTCCAGTATGCTATCAATAAACAAAATTTAAACTTCCCCAAACCACTACCAGGTAAATgcgtattttattttcatttttctcatttcttttttCAATTGGTCATAAAAAGGCAAGTACACAGATGTACACAAATATATACACACAAACCTTATACTATTATACATTAATGAtttgtttttttaataaaatatatttcataTGTAGGAAAATATTATGTAGTGGATGCTGGATATCAACAGATTGAAGGATATCTTGCACCTTATAAAGGTACTAGATATCATTTACCTGATTTTCAACGTGGTGTAAGACCAAGGGGACTCAAAGAAATTTTTAATTGTTGGCATTCATCTCTAAGATGTTGCATTGAACGAACTTTTGGAGTTTGGAAGGCAAGATGGAAGATATTACGAACAATACCTCCTTATTCATTTTATGTACAAAGAGATATGGTAGTTGTGTCCATGGCATTACATAATTACATTCGAAGAAAAGCGTTGGCTGATCCAGCATTTGAGCGATTAGATAAAAGTCTAAATTTTATACCACCAGACATATTTCGTGATGCAGATGACATTCAAGCGGAAAAAAGTAGTCAAGAAAGTGGAGCACTTCAAATGAATGCATTACGTGATCAAATTGCTTGTAGTTTAATGTTGGCAAACaatgattattaatttttttaaataaatattatttactatagtttcaaatatattttactttaaaatatttaatttttatttatatatttcaataataattaaatttgttgaaataataaattaataatatatatttattttaataataaaataattagcaatatataagaaattaataattatataattattttaataataaaataaattacatgATACATACCCTTATTGGTCATTTTACATATAAACAGTAGCAGTCAACATAATTTTACCAAATACTTAACATCAATTAGTtattatcagctatcagctaacagtaacagTTATCAGCTACCAGTTATCAGCTTCACCCAACAGTTAAACTAAACAGGCCCCTAGTGTTGGACCGAAGCCGGCAGCAGAGGGAGGCATACAAGGGCTAACCTTAGCCCATCAAATACACGAGTACTAAAATGGTGCAGAAGAGATGATAAGGAATCTTGTATCCTCTAAATGCTTATACATGTAAATACGTTCTATTGtattatatttatatacattaaaataaaaaaaaattatatttttcttttaatctaatttatatatgattaaatATACTGTTATTAATTATTaagttaataaatattattaatttttttaaaaaataaaaattaaataaaagtacTTTTAGGatgattttaattatattaattatacattttttaatatatatttttaaatatatttatttttaattaaatttattctaaaaatgtaagtattataataaaaataataaaaattaattatatattataatatattattaattctttattatgataaattatttatatgataaattaaaatattaaattatgaattataaattaaaaaaataataatttgtaaAATAAAGATGTGAAATGAAAGCCTTCTCCCTTGGCCACTCCAGCAATTCGCGGTCCTTTGTGGGCCCACAAGAAtagtttttaattatatttattttaaattatattttaatattttaaattaaagtaaatagcatataattaaaaataaatttattattagtaGTAATTAATGACGCaaagaaatatttatttttaaaagtatGATTAGAGATAAATTTAtctgattttaaaattaattttttaaaaataatttttagtataAAGTGTTTAAGTAAATTTAATTTGtctctaaaaataattttagtgacaaataatataatttgtaaaaatatatagagataaatttttttcttttataagttatttttataaataaatatatttgcttttaaaagttaaattagtagcaaatattaattatatttatttttaaaagtatGATTAGAGATAAATTTAtctgattttaaaattaatttttttaaaaataattgttagTATAAAGTGTTTAAGTAAATTTAATTTGtctctaaaaataattttagtgacaaataatataatttgtaaaaatatatagagataaatttttttcttttataagttatttttataaataaatatatttgcttttaaaagttaaattagtagcaaatattatttatatttaagttCAATGGTCAATGAGACAAATATTTATTTGTCGCTAAAATACAacgaaaataaataattttttcaaacaaAATTTTAAATCAGCAAACTTGGTGTAGTGCTTGGCCTTGgccaataattttatataatgttTATCAATTTAACTTGAAAAATAGTTTGATAATGATGACAGGTTAAAGAGTGACTGACTGAGTAATGCCATGGAATGGCCTGGCCACAAGGTTTCCTAATTCAACTTTGGCAGGCTGCGAATTTGTACAGGAGCAAGTAATTGGAAAAATCTTAGAGCTAAGAAGCATATATGACTAAACCTGAACCTGAAGTGTCTATCTGAAGTACTTTTAACACCTAAACTGTAGCTTATCTATATTGATCTACGTCCTGTGAGAACGGATAGGAAGAGACAGAGAGTGGTGATCATTGCTCTAGTGGAGCTTAGCTTCATTTCGATGCTACAGCTAACCCAAGTTCAGCCGGTGGAACCTTTTCAATACAGATGTGGTGATGTTGGCGTACGATTCCCATTTGGAATTGGAAAAGGTTGTTGGCATGAATGAGAGTTTTCAGGTATTCTGCAACTGCTCTTTTACACCTCAAAAGCCTTTCTTAACAAGCATCAACATGGAATTGCGGGGGGTTTCCTTAACAGGCCAAGTTAAAGTCAGCAATCCAGTAATTTATTCCAATTGCAGGGCTCCTCTAATAGAACAAGGTTCTCCCTCAAGTGCTTCCAACAGGTTTACAGCCATGGGTTGCGACAATTATGCTATGCTTGTCGAGGATTTTGGGAATAATTGGTGGGTGATTGTCAATTTGTCGCAGGGGAGTTAATGCAACGGGTTGCTACACCATTCCTCCTTATGTCCAATATTTTGAAGCAAACATGACATACCCCATTAGCAACAGGGACGATCGCGGTGGCAGCAAGTCCGCTTTCATGGTTAAACAGGATTGGGTTGCGTCTCTACCAAACCCAAGAATTGAGTATCCGAGCCTCATGGATCATGTTCCTGCGGTGCTTGACTGGGCTGCTGTTGGAAATAGCTGAACAAAAGTCAAGTTTGTATTCGCCGGGGATGTCAAGGTATAAGTTATCTAATAACTCTTCTACAGAATCTACACCTGATAAATGGTTGCTGAGGACTTGGGCATTAGGCGTTTCAATTCTAAAAGGTTTCTGAGGTTTAGTTTTTGCTTTATGTTTACAGATATTGGCAGATGCACGGATCCAAGGAACCATTACTAGCCGACTGTATTGTATGTACAGCCCACGAGGGTACAGTTGCAACTTGCAAGTGTCCTCCTGGACATGTCCATTACGATAGCTCCGGCATATGCTGGCCGCCAAATGACTTTTTTGTTGGAAATTCTCGGGCCAGGACAAGCATCATTATAGTATGCAAGTTTCTTTCTTTAattacattattttttttattatgaaatttaataattctataaataaaaatttagaatctCTCTTGGTCCCTTTTATTTAATACAGTATCAATTAATCACataaaaataagtaattatatatttaaaaatgattTATAGAAGCTTATTGGTAACGGGTATACATCCAATCTGCTAAACCTAAACatacatttatattttttttttcgatTTATATGTTCTTTAAATCTGCTTATAAATATGTAAGCCTTATAAAGCAGGAACGGTTGGCCTATAAATGAAGAAATTTCACCATTGTCGACATCCTTAATTGGAATATTATTGTTTAAGTAATAGATCAATAATCAAGATGGTGTTTCTGTGATTTGCACAGGTTGTGGAACAGGACTTGGATTGTTGTTATTGCTTACTGTTATGTGGTCATCGTACAAGATAATAAAAAGAAGACGAGCCACCAAGCTTGaacaaaattttttcaaaagGAATGGTGGGTTGTTACTACATCAGTTATCTTCTATAGGAAGCCACATTGAACAAACGAGACTGTTCACTTTTGttcgaagaaagaatacaagtaatgaaggaaaggattgtgtatttgtcagTGTCTTATTTAcaaagatattacatctatttatacatgagaatatgagctaatttagacaagaataataagtgctgtaattatgctacacaaatctcctataatcatgctaattgctgtaattatgctacacaaatctcctataatcatgctaattgctgtaattatgctaacaccccccttCAAACTTAAAGTGGTAGCataggtgccaacttgagtttgcttaagagatcctgaaagtgagtgggaggatgcgttttggtgaatatatcagtggtttggctgacagaggagacaggaatcaaacatatggtgccataagcaacatgatgacgtataaaatgacaatcaatttcgatgtgtttggtatgctcatgaaatacataattatgagaaatttgtatggcacttctattattgCAATGAAACATTGtagcagaagaatgagtgacacccaaatcagttaataatcaccgtaaccaaagtaattcagatgtagcatcagtaagagcacgatattcagattctgtgctagaacgtgcaataacagtttgctttttgctacgccaagagataagagaattacccaagaagaaacaataaccagttgtagagcgacgatctgtcagatcaccagcccaatcagcatcaaagtagccagataatactaggaggaggtagcggaaaagtgcaaatcatgaaaaagagtgcaTTTGATATAATgaaggattcgaagtactgcagagaaatgagttgagtgaggagcagacataaactggctTACCAGATGAAtagcatatgaaatatcaggtcaagtaactgtgagataaacaagactcccgacaagctgTTGATATAAAGTATGATCAttaagaggagtgccatcaagaggtgtaagtttgcaattgagctgcaatggggttgatactgttttgctatcagtgatgcctgctcgagaaagtaagtcggatgcatacttggcttgagatagataatagccatcagaattttgagaaacttcaagacccaaaaaatagctgagagaacccaggtctttcatttcaaaatgctgattgagataatattgtaactctgaaataccagatgaataatctcctgttattatcatatcatcaacataaagcaacaaAAGAACAATACCACTTTCAGTTCGgtgagtgaataatgcagaatcatgtggactagagagaaaaccaagttgagcaagagtggaactaaatttggcaaaccaggccctgggatcttgttttaatccatataaggctcgccgaagtttgcaaaccttatgaggagaatgataaccaggaggaggatgcatataaacctcttttattaaatcaccatgaagaaaagcattcttgacatccatctggaaaagtttccatttacgaactgcagcaatagctaagagactgcgaatagatgttaatcgggccattggagcaaaagtttcttcatagtcgataccatactcttgagtgtaccctttgccTACTAAGCAAGCTTTGTAGcattcaatagttccatcagaataggttttgattttgtaaatccatttgcaaccaataggggtcttgtttggtggaagatcaactaaatcccaagtatgagttttctctaaagccccGAATTTCACTACcatagcttgctgccaaagagggtcagtacttgcctcaTGATAAGAACGAgactcatgaagggttgcaatagtagagtaacagtgaaaatcagaaaaataatgaggagtttctcttacacgagTAGAACGACGAAGaatagtgctaggaggagatgcaggcgcaggtactggatcaacaactaGTGCAGAGTCAACAGGGGCAGGTGTacttgggctaatattgagcacatcacaattaCCTGGATCAAGACTTGAaaacagctctttggaggagtcagtgaaaaatagagagtcagtattgatagagtgatgaaatttggaaagagaagagaacatagtattgtcccaaaaggtaacatgacgagagatgcgtaacttattagaaacaggattccaacaacgataccctttgtgttcaatgccataactaATAAAACAATatagacgagcacggggttctaattttgtatgttcatgaggttgtaaaagaacaaaaggaACACATCCAAAaagtttaaggatggaatagtcagaaggttgtccaaacaacttttcaaaaggagataaattatgaagaaccaaggtaggaagatggataataatataaacagtatgaagagctgcttctccccaaaatttttctggacatgaggaagaaagaagaagagtacgtacagaatcaagaatatggtGATGCTTGCATTCAGCTCGCCCATTCTATTGAGAGGTGTgggacaagaacgttgaacaacggtgccttgttgactaagaaactgaagtaaagaagaatctcgatattccatggcattgtctgttcgaagaattttaatgtcacaagataactgagttttaatcatttttgcaaatgtgatgtaaatttgtgataactcagatcgatgtttcaaaaaatatatccaagtaaaccgagaataatcatcaatagatatcacaaaataacgaaaaccatttattgaagaaataggagaacgACCCCAAATGTCataatgaattaaaccaaaagaagtgtctgaagtaatattattatgagaaaaagataatgcaggttgttttgcaagctgacaatttaaacaattaaatgactcaaacttagtagatcctaataatcaacgagaaattaaaggttgaattttactggcaaaagcatgaccaagacgaagatgccattggtgaatggaggaattagggattgtagctgcagacacaaatctctgaggaatatgtaaagatgcaagctcaaataatcgacccactctgcgaccctccccaataatctgtcccgtttgtggatcctgtacctggacaccatggggagaaaaaataacatttagtcctttttcacacaactgaccaacagaaataagattgagtgccaaattaaggatataataggtgtcagggagatgaagatttgaggtagacacatgaccagtatgtgtgatgttcattttagtaccatttgcagtatggattggtggtaagaaagatacaggttttgcagaagacaagaatttaagattagtggtcatatgattacaacatgcatagtcaaaaagccaataagaattatccggagtggcagacatgatagcaggagaattagaagagataacctgtttaaatagtgcctcaagatcactcatggtgatggcagtagaaccctcagtagcagcaacagcagtgacagaggaagatccaggctttgagacattcttgaatttagaatgccttccttttggtcttggacggcgtgtgggacaatgttcaagaatatgaccgtagccatgacaatatctgcattctataataggacaatatgcaaaagtatgactaatttgattacaattcttacagagttgattgccagatttctaatatgaggatcgagtagttgcaagagcagtttcaaattgaggagttttatccaaattGAGACGAGTCTCttaaaaaataatctcttgaatagcagtatccaatgatgggagtggatttcgatgtagcagggacgCTCAAATGGCCTCATATTttgatcgaagagccattagaacttgaatgagatgaagatgatcttcactgattttggcctgagatatttgattccaaatgggttggacctgggcaagaaaatcGTTCGCAGATTGACCTGTTTCTTATTTCAGATTATGAAaagtagtccacaactgataatagtaGGCAAGTCCAGTGGTCTAATATCGAATAGCCAAAAAATTCCAGATTTCTTTTgtagagtcataattagcaaattggatgtggatggacgagacagaggtattgtgaaaccaggtgatgatctgatgatttttactatcccaatcctcaagacggtcagcaaattttgcatcaaTTTCATCGTTCTCTTttgtcggcgtagtgatatctccTGTAAtaatacgccaaagcttgcgacctatcaaaaaacttttcattccttgaacccaaaaaTTATAGTTGAaaccagtcagaactgttgcaataggttttgaaatatcagatttttccattgataacaagatgaggaggaAAATTGGATgtagagtcataattagcaaattggatgtggatggacgagacagaggtattgcgaaactaggtgatgatctgatgatttttactatcccaaacctcaagacggtcagcaaattttgcatcaaTTTCATTATTCTCTCTTGTCAgcgtagtgatatctccggtaataatacgccaaagcttgcgacctatcaaaaaacttttcattccttgaacccaaaaaTTATAGTTGAaaccagtcagaactgttgcaataggttttgaaatattaGATTCTTCCATTAATAACAAGATGAGGAGggaaaaaaaatggtataataataggaatgaaccagaacaggttgtagagagagaagagagaccacagaaactagaaataaaagttttacggctctgataccatgttagaataaagaatacaagtaatgaaggaaaggattgtgtatttgtctgtgtcttatttacagagatattacatctatttatacatgagaatatgaactaatttagacaataataataattgctataattatgctat
Proteins encoded:
- the LOC110669657 gene encoding uncharacterized protein LOC110669657, which produces MTDTVKELKETIKETMESKTATMCTLLGDRPDMNVVQRMIWDDDDDEVWQTTTYAVDIICSYYLSYIHKEPCMDSFHTGLHSGETVSRNFHEVLKAMLCLSIDIIKPDALNAQNILPEILNDDRYMPHFKDCIGAIDGTHVSACVQEENLIRFIGRKGVPTQNIMAACSFDMQFTFVMAGWEGTAHDGRLFQYAINKQNLNFPKPLPGKYYVVDAGYQQIEGYLAPYKGTRYHLPDFQRGVRPRGLKEIFNCWHSSLRCCIERTFGVWKARWKILRTIPPYSFYVQRDMVVVSMALHNYIRRKALADPAFERLDKSLNFIPPDIFRDADDIQAEKSSQESGALQMNALRDQIACSLMLANNDY
- the LOC131174662 gene encoding uncharacterized protein LOC131174662; protein product: MTKLTAISLRGTVATGEFAYAPSSGVLPNETQETQQFNTADHVEENINAESNSDDDLNEMMNAGFGSGGSFSQAVGENVGLENTKNDNSQHNVQKQKRKELSNDPATKKKKG